In one Nitrososphaera viennensis EN76 genomic region, the following are encoded:
- a CDS encoding chitobiase/beta-hexosaminidase C-terminal domain-containing protein yields the protein MPAGQGRTRPRHGNISAVWAVAAAFMLVFGMISAPISVRAATIPGACNCVIFRLDDIQDFWLNTVQIALMNHFIAKGERLGVGVIMNFIGNDPSVVDKVGEGLNSGTFELVSHAWNHVDHRTLTPQEQHDTLQQANQKMTSLWGSSAVAFIPPFNAYDDNTLAALEALDMKIISAEFDQELPSIYNPDEPASPDNKVYKAIPDSDISDSHGIYHLPQVIGFYTYDSEPPTKTSMNTMTSRIDEAISSYGYAVVTLHPQDFAVKDSSQNPTNQISSSELADLDTLIENIQSRGYSIKTYSEAIGSSSAPEEPSSEDTAAPQITAPPDITTEATGVRTPVSLGSPTVRDNRDSSPHVSNNAPGGASESEEEGGFPVGTTTVTWTATDDSGNSASATQNVTITDTTAPSIPTPLSPEDDSNVESSETTFEWTEATDLASQTVTYDLLVADNPDFDAPVAISQTGLVESTYTANGSEPLPGGTYYWKVRASDSSGNESPYSDVYTFTVGGSNSSSSSNGIAVTASPPGGTYGPPLLVTLTASPPSSTGTAVVIYYTTDGSTPTTSSAAYSEPVLVSSDTVLKFFAQDTSSGTASAVITHTYSIDATAPTVSASPAGGTYTSVQSVTLAPSESTATIYYTTDGSDPTTTSGTVYSAPIPIATTTMLKFIAKDNAGNISPVVIEEYVINHSTGSSGSSGSGGGGFVGGGGGGGGGGGSSSGGSFTTDGQVFTYADSHFVQHPLDRIKFVSYGTMNMQNIVLTSVKPGQQVNISATFKNYQNSAQDYVYITQVEKDGVTYSVNWATGAVNAGQTETASRSWMPEEPGDYTIKVFVWDKLSGSPIALSDVGESRISVPQQFALPQI from the coding sequence ATGCCTGCCGGCCAAGGCAGGACTCGACCGCGGCATGGAAACATCTCTGCAGTATGGGCAGTAGCGGCTGCATTCATGCTTGTGTTTGGCATGATTTCTGCGCCAATTTCTGTCCGAGCAGCTACTATCCCGGGTGCATGCAATTGCGTCATCTTTAGGCTTGATGACATTCAGGATTTCTGGCTCAATACCGTCCAAATTGCGCTCATGAACCACTTTATCGCCAAAGGCGAAAGACTTGGCGTTGGAGTAATAATGAACTTTATTGGAAACGACCCTTCGGTAGTGGACAAGGTTGGAGAAGGCCTCAACTCTGGCACATTTGAACTTGTAAGCCACGCATGGAACCACGTCGACCATAGAACGCTAACCCCTCAAGAGCAACACGATACGCTGCAGCAGGCCAACCAAAAGATGACCTCGCTTTGGGGAAGCAGTGCGGTGGCGTTCATCCCGCCGTTCAATGCCTATGATGACAATACTCTTGCAGCACTTGAAGCGCTCGACATGAAGATCATAAGCGCGGAATTCGATCAGGAACTTCCAAGCATATACAACCCCGACGAGCCAGCCAGCCCGGACAACAAGGTCTACAAGGCGATACCTGACTCTGACATTTCAGACTCGCATGGCATCTACCACCTCCCGCAGGTGATAGGATTCTACACGTATGACTCTGAACCGCCGACCAAGACTTCCATGAACACGATGACAAGCAGAATCGACGAGGCAATATCCTCCTACGGGTATGCAGTGGTGACCTTGCATCCCCAGGACTTTGCCGTCAAGGATTCAAGCCAGAACCCCACAAACCAGATTTCAAGCAGCGAGCTGGCAGATCTGGATACGCTCATTGAGAATATTCAATCGAGAGGGTATTCGATAAAGACCTACTCGGAAGCAATAGGTTCTTCTTCTGCGCCCGAGGAACCCTCGTCTGAGGATACGGCAGCTCCTCAGATAACCGCGCCGCCCGATATCACAACAGAGGCGACCGGCGTAAGAACGCCAGTTTCACTGGGATCGCCGACGGTGCGCGATAACCGCGACTCCTCCCCACATGTATCCAACAACGCGCCGGGCGGTGCGTCCGAGTCAGAAGAAGAGGGGGGCTTCCCTGTTGGAACCACCACCGTCACGTGGACTGCAACTGATGATTCCGGCAACTCTGCCAGTGCAACGCAGAACGTTACCATAACCGATACGACGGCCCCTTCAATTCCAACGCCGCTATCGCCGGAGGACGATTCCAACGTCGAAAGCAGCGAAACGACGTTTGAGTGGACAGAAGCAACCGACTTGGCTTCTCAGACGGTGACTTATGATTTGCTAGTCGCAGACAATCCCGACTTTGATGCTCCTGTCGCTATATCGCAAACAGGACTCGTGGAATCTACATACACGGCTAACGGATCGGAACCACTGCCAGGCGGGACATACTACTGGAAAGTGAGAGCATCTGATTCATCTGGAAACGAGAGCCCGTACAGCGATGTGTATACGTTCACAGTTGGCGGCAGCAACAGCAGCAGTAGTAGTAATGGTATCGCGGTGACAGCCTCGCCTCCAGGCGGCACGTACGGGCCTCCACTGCTAGTCACTCTGACAGCCTCGCCGCCCAGCTCGACTGGTACTGCCGTCGTCATCTACTACACCACCGACGGCTCTACACCTACGACGTCTAGCGCTGCCTATTCAGAGCCGGTACTCGTCTCTTCGGATACGGTTTTGAAGTTCTTTGCCCAGGATACCAGCAGCGGTACCGCCAGCGCTGTGATCACTCATACCTACAGCATAGACGCAACTGCTCCAACTGTGTCAGCTTCGCCTGCCGGCGGCACGTACACGTCGGTCCAATCTGTCACGCTCGCGCCTAGTGAATCTACCGCTACTATCTACTACACCACTGATGGCTCTGACCCCACGACAACGTCGGGTACTGTTTACTCTGCACCAATACCTATAGCCACCACGACCATGCTGAAGTTCATTGCAAAAGATAACGCTGGTAACATCAGCCCTGTCGTCATAGAAGAATATGTCATCAATCACAGCACAGGTAGTAGTGGTAGCAGTGGCAGCGGAGGTGGCGGCTTTGTTGGTGGCGGCGGTGGAGGAGGGGGTGGTGGAGGAAGCTCCTCTGGCGGTAGTTTCACTACTGATGGTCAAGTCTTTACCTATGCAGATTCGCATTTTGTACAGCACCCCTTGGACCGTATCAAGTTTGTAAGCTATGGCACTATGAACATGCAGAACATCGTCTTGACTTCTGTCAAGCCGGGACAGCAAGTAAACATCTCGGCCACATTCAAGAACTACCAGAACAGCGCGCAGGACTATGTGTACATAACACAGGTTGAGAAGGATGGGGTCACGTACAGCGTTAACTGGGCGACAGGAGCAGTAAATGCCGGACAGACGGAAACAGCATCGCGGTCTTGGATGCCTGAAGAGCCTGGCGACTATACAATCAAGGTCTTTGTATGGGACAAGCTGAGCGGGTCTCCAATTGCATTGTCGGACGTGGGCGAATCCAGAATTTCTGTCCCACAACAATTTGCATTGCCGCAGATATGA
- a CDS encoding YqaA family protein yields MIEQYLQYAQEIITKLAANSIFAEFGLAGLFVNSVLASTALPLPTEIAVSALLAAGQDKLLVFLTLAAGTVAGGFLSYFIGKSGAKVFRFLKPKHQEKEQKKSHEMLAKYGWLALVAAPWVPVFGDIIIMIAGAKSYDFRKFTIAMTAGKIVKALATVYFIGLVATRLFGGM; encoded by the coding sequence ATGATTGAACAATACCTCCAATATGCGCAGGAAATAATTACCAAGCTTGCAGCTAATTCCATCTTTGCAGAGTTTGGCCTTGCAGGGCTTTTTGTCAATAGCGTGCTTGCATCCACTGCTTTACCTCTACCGACAGAGATCGCAGTATCGGCTCTTCTGGCGGCAGGCCAAGACAAACTCCTAGTTTTCTTAACTCTGGCTGCGGGTACTGTTGCTGGAGGATTTCTCAGCTACTTCATCGGCAAGTCCGGAGCTAAGGTATTTCGCTTCTTAAAACCCAAACACCAAGAGAAGGAGCAGAAAAAGAGTCATGAAATGTTAGCAAAGTATGGATGGCTTGCTTTGGTTGCGGCTCCATGGGTTCCCGTCTTTGGCGATATCATCATCATGATTGCAGGAGCAAAGAGCTATGATTTTCGCAAGTTTACAATAGCAATGACGGCTGGCAAAATCGTTAAAGCTCTCGCCACAGTGTACTTCATCGGTTTGGTCGCAACAAGATTGTTTGGAGGGATGTGA
- a CDS encoding PepSY domain-containing protein gives MEGIGNSNSRKTQMIVMAGVMAAVLATAAVFMTQPALAQQGTNSTQSGSNNSDGQQQAVPQLNGSVNVRDAAKAFLRDNAKVPFSSALDTAQEAVSNGTVIGGQLTVVQGYLVYAFKVADFDAGTSKIVIVDAGNGSVLYTSADMPLHFGGFGGGYGCARGHSFGHHYGMNWGDRVPSSSSSSNSGSGSSLTESMNA, from the coding sequence ATGGAAGGAATAGGAAATAGCAACAGCAGAAAAACACAGATGATAGTGATGGCCGGCGTCATGGCTGCAGTTCTAGCTACCGCGGCAGTCTTTATGACGCAGCCTGCACTGGCACAGCAGGGAACCAATAGTACGCAATCCGGCAGCAACAACAGTGACGGTCAGCAGCAGGCTGTGCCCCAGCTTAACGGCTCAGTGAACGTACGAGACGCTGCAAAAGCATTCTTGCGCGACAATGCAAAGGTGCCGTTTAGCAGTGCTCTTGACACGGCACAGGAAGCAGTCTCTAACGGCACGGTGATTGGCGGACAACTCACAGTGGTCCAGGGCTACCTTGTATATGCATTCAAGGTCGCCGACTTTGACGCTGGCACAAGCAAAATAGTCATAGTGGATGCAGGAAACGGATCTGTCCTGTACACCTCTGCTGACATGCCGCTGCACTTTGGCGGATTTGGAGGAGGCTATGGGTGCGCTCGCGGTCACTCCTTTGGACATCACTATGGCATGAACTGGGGCGACAGGGTTCCTTCGTCATCGTCGTCGTCGAATAGCGGTAGCGGATCCTCTTTAACAGAGAGCATGAACGCCTGA
- a CDS encoding winged helix-turn-helix domain-containing protein has protein sequence MREMIKNRSRQQIISSILEEAEGKGGAKKTAIMYGAYLSVSQLNGYLDLLKENGMLEYTTETRCYHTTEKGANFRKVYDEVAQVLRPKEGRFR, from the coding sequence AGAATAGAAGCAGACAGCAGATTATCTCTTCCATACTTGAAGAAGCAGAGGGGAAAGGAGGGGCCAAAAAGACCGCGATAATGTACGGCGCCTATCTTTCGGTCTCTCAGCTTAATGGATACCTAGACCTTCTAAAAGAGAATGGTATGTTGGAATATACGACAGAAACAAGGTGCTATCATACTACCGAAAAGGGCGCAAACTTTCGCAAAGTGTACGATGAGGTGGCGCAGGTTCTTAGACCAAAAGAGGGTAGGTTCAGATAG